One window of Chryseobacterium sp. JJR-5R genomic DNA carries:
- a CDS encoding iron-containing alcohol dehydrogenase, whose protein sequence is MLNFEFKNPTKILFGKGEIAKISKEIPEDARILLIYGGGSIKNNGVYDQVREALADHEFYEFGGIPANPEYEVLISALDFIKEKNITFLLAVGGGSVIDGTKFLSAAANYDGEPWEILKKPVRTFEGEGLPFGSILTLPATGSEMNSGYVISRRETNEKLSSGGPGLFPQFSVLDPEVVRSIPERQIVNGLTDAYTHVLEQYMTTTSSADLQERIAESILISIQETAPKVLGGDFDYDAAGNFMWCCTMALNGLIQKGVITDWAVHAMGHELTAYFGIDHARTLAVIAPSHYRYNFESKKEKLAQYAERVWGIKGGSVEEKAELGIKKLEEFFHSLHIQTKLSEYTEDYKGTAERVEKAFTERNWVGLGEHKALTPQDARRIVEMSY, encoded by the coding sequence ATGCTTAATTTTGAGTTTAAGAATCCAACAAAAATACTTTTCGGGAAAGGGGAAATCGCTAAAATTTCAAAGGAAATTCCTGAAGACGCCCGAATACTGCTGATTTACGGCGGTGGCAGCATCAAAAACAACGGTGTATACGACCAGGTAAGAGAAGCCCTTGCAGACCATGAGTTTTATGAATTCGGAGGCATACCTGCAAATCCTGAATACGAAGTCCTGATCTCTGCGCTGGATTTTATCAAAGAAAAAAACATCACCTTCCTTCTGGCAGTAGGCGGCGGTTCGGTTATTGACGGTACGAAGTTCCTGTCTGCAGCAGCCAACTATGACGGCGAGCCCTGGGAAATTTTAAAGAAACCCGTGCGGACTTTTGAAGGCGAAGGACTGCCTTTCGGAAGCATCCTTACGTTACCGGCAACGGGTTCTGAAATGAATTCGGGCTATGTGATTTCGAGAAGGGAAACGAATGAGAAGCTGTCTTCGGGAGGCCCGGGACTTTTCCCTCAGTTTTCAGTACTGGACCCGGAAGTGGTAAGAAGTATTCCTGAGCGACAGATCGTAAACGGATTGACCGATGCCTATACCCACGTTTTGGAACAATATATGACCACCACTTCTTCGGCAGACCTTCAGGAGAGAATTGCCGAAAGTATCCTGATCAGCATTCAGGAAACGGCTCCGAAAGTGCTGGGCGGCGATTTCGATTATGATGCAGCCGGAAACTTTATGTGGTGCTGTACGATGGCCCTGAACGGACTGATCCAGAAAGGCGTGATTACCGACTGGGCAGTGCATGCTATGGGACACGAGCTGACCGCCTATTTCGGAATTGACCATGCAAGGACGCTGGCCGTTATCGCTCCGTCGCATTACCGTTACAACTTTGAATCCAAGAAAGAGAAGCTTGCACAGTATGCAGAAAGGGTTTGGGGAATCAAAGGTGGGTCTGTGGAAGAAAAAGCGGAACTCGGAATTAAAAAACTGGAAGAATTTTTCCACAGCCTTCATATTCAGACGAAGCTTTCAGAATATACAGAAGATTATAAAGGCACTGCCGAAAGGGTGGAAAAAGCATTTACGGAAAGAAACTGGGTGGGCCTTGGCGAACACAAGGCACTGACTCCGCAGGATGCACGCCGGATTGTGGAAATGAGCTATTAA
- a CDS encoding GDSL-type esterase/lipase family protein: protein MKKTLTAFLLLTFALFFSQEKKPMFWQDIQNFKKTDQQAAPPKDAILLVGSSSFTKWTDVDRYFPGKTIINRGFGGSRLTDLNDYADDLLNPYQPKQIIVYCGENDFADNDQLKAQTVVDRFKTFYKKIRSRFPKVEVDYISIKYSPSREKLWPQMKEANQKIAAFMKKEPNAEYIDITEVMQDANGKVRNDLFVEDMLHMTPEGYQLWTSVMLPYMK, encoded by the coding sequence ATGAAGAAGACTTTAACCGCATTTTTATTGCTTACTTTCGCCCTTTTCTTTTCACAGGAAAAAAAACCGATGTTCTGGCAGGACATCCAGAACTTTAAAAAAACGGATCAGCAAGCCGCACCGCCGAAAGATGCCATTCTGTTAGTCGGAAGCTCATCTTTTACCAAATGGACGGATGTTGACCGGTACTTTCCCGGTAAAACCATTATCAACAGAGGTTTCGGCGGTTCCAGGCTGACTGATCTCAATGATTATGCTGATGATCTATTAAACCCTTACCAGCCCAAACAGATCATTGTGTATTGCGGGGAAAATGATTTTGCCGACAATGATCAACTCAAAGCACAAACGGTGGTTGACCGTTTTAAAACATTTTATAAAAAAATCAGATCCAGGTTTCCGAAGGTTGAGGTAGATTATATTTCCATCAAATATTCTCCGAGCCGCGAAAAGCTCTGGCCGCAGATGAAAGAAGCGAATCAAAAAATTGCCGCTTTCATGAAAAAGGAACCTAACGCAGAATATATTGACATCACTGAAGTTATGCAGGATGCTAACGGCAAGGTACGGAACGATCTTTTCGTGGAAGATATGCTTCATATGACACCGGAAGGATACCAGCTCTGGACTTCGGTCATGCTTCCTTATATGAAATAA
- a CDS encoding bacteriocin-like protein, with the protein MKNLKKISRNQMKSIAGSGIIRNCSNKCCPDDGKPRCPGLVCPAVICPQ; encoded by the coding sequence ATGAAAAATTTAAAGAAAATCTCAAGAAACCAGATGAAAAGTATAGCTGGAAGCGGAATTATCAGAAACTGTTCCAACAAATGCTGTCCGGATGACGGAAAACCAAGATGCCCGGGATTAGTCTGCCCGGCTGTCATCTGCCCTCAATGA
- a CDS encoding DEAD/DEAH box helicase, which produces MEKLTFADFDLPVKILDVLADLELFEPTPIQEKSIGPILSGRDVMGIAQTGTGKTLAYLLPVLKTWKYNKNGNPTIVVLVPTRELVVQVTEIVEKLTENLTARVIGIYGGKNINTQKLLFNNGCDILVGTPGRIMDLAIDNAISLKEVQKLIIDEFDEMLNLGFRPQLTHIFEMMKDKRQNILFSATMTDAVDEMLDQYFAGPVEISLAKSGTPLEKIEQTAYKVENFNTKINLLEHLLKSDQDMSKVLIFTNNKKNSDLLYTKISELFPDQFDVIHSNKSQNYRLKAMKRFEKEEIRGLITTDVMARGLDISDITHVVNFETPEIPEQYIHRIGRTGRADKNGIAVTFVTKKEEPLILDIELLMDKELTFIGFPEEVKVNPKKIASEEEQVIMKNPVQVKLYDGGGAFHEKKDKNKKENWGGPSKRKEPKKFGANRAQQKAISKSKKKK; this is translated from the coding sequence ATGGAAAAACTCACTTTTGCAGATTTTGACCTGCCTGTTAAAATTCTTGATGTTCTTGCGGACCTGGAATTGTTTGAGCCTACACCCATTCAGGAAAAAAGTATAGGGCCTATACTTTCCGGAAGGGATGTCATGGGAATTGCGCAGACCGGTACCGGAAAAACATTAGCCTATCTGCTGCCTGTCCTTAAAACCTGGAAATACAATAAAAACGGGAACCCTACAATTGTTGTTTTGGTTCCTACCCGGGAATTGGTGGTTCAGGTAACGGAAATTGTCGAGAAATTAACAGAAAATCTTACTGCAAGAGTAATCGGTATTTACGGAGGGAAAAACATCAATACCCAAAAGCTTTTATTCAATAACGGATGTGATATCTTAGTGGGCACGCCGGGAAGGATCATGGATCTGGCCATTGACAATGCCATTTCACTGAAAGAAGTCCAGAAGCTGATTATTGATGAATTTGACGAAATGCTTAACTTAGGTTTCAGGCCGCAGCTGACCCACATTTTTGAAATGATGAAGGACAAGCGGCAGAATATACTTTTCTCGGCTACCATGACAGATGCCGTAGATGAAATGCTGGACCAATATTTCGCGGGTCCGGTAGAAATTTCCCTGGCGAAATCCGGTACGCCGCTTGAAAAAATAGAACAGACTGCCTATAAGGTAGAAAACTTCAATACCAAGATCAACCTACTTGAACATTTGCTGAAGAGCGATCAGGACATGTCCAAAGTTTTGATCTTTACGAACAATAAAAAGAATTCAGATCTTCTGTACACGAAAATCAGTGAGCTTTTCCCTGATCAGTTTGACGTGATCCACTCCAATAAATCCCAGAACTACAGGCTGAAGGCCATGAAGAGATTTGAGAAAGAGGAAATAAGAGGCCTGATTACAACAGACGTGATGGCGAGAGGCCTTGATATTTCAGACATTACCCACGTTGTCAATTTTGAAACCCCTGAAATCCCGGAACAGTACATCCACAGGATCGGCAGAACGGGTAGGGCAGATAAAAACGGGATAGCCGTGACATTTGTAACCAAGAAGGAAGAACCTTTGATTCTTGATATCGAGCTCCTGATGGATAAAGAGCTGACGTTTATCGGTTTCCCTGAGGAAGTGAAGGTAAACCCTAAGAAAATCGCTTCTGAAGAAGAACAGGTGATTATGAAAAATCCGGTGCAGGTGAAACTGTATGACGGCGGAGGTGCTTTCCATGAGAAAAAAGACAAAAACAAGAAAGAAAACTGGGGCGGCCCTTCAAAAAGAAAAGAGCCGAAAAAATTCGGGGCGAACAGGGCGCAGCAAAAAGCGATCTCCAAGTCTAAAAAGAAGAAATAA
- a CDS encoding ABC1 kinase family protein, with amino-acid sequence MFDKQQRKLKRSAKLISVLSKYGFKDLLARMNSGSKPVEISRNPDEIISKGTVYERIRLVLEELGPTFVKLGQTFSNREDLLPPELVQELQKLQDKVDTVEMDVEEIMESEFSITVSDHFLKIEKKPLATASIAQVYRAVLADGTDVILKIKKPDVQSIIEDDLLLIKDLEKLVSSYSEIGEKLNLKQAIYTFEKSLLEEVSLINEKENILQFRRNFKNHKETYVPKVYEEFSNNTVLCMEFIDGIKVTDKAGLLEHNIDPVTISEVGLRLFISQILDFGFFHADPHAGNILVQKDGKVVFIDFGAVGKIPPNDKEVLENMIVSFVAKNPHKIVRYLKKMAVSYQIPDDKRFENDVEDILNFVHSTSLKEIDPQSVINKMKDVLKDNRLYMPDYFYLLFKGIGLIEGVGRTINPDLDVVKSLHPYTKKILARKISPKNIVKTGIDRMMSFTDTMDEIPKELRSVLQKLDENKFTVTSEIRNIEKTNHLIKSGIVNLMLAMILGANIIATAIVFVSGSGPEIGEMSLIALLGFIFSLVLIIIILLRITRK; translated from the coding sequence ATGTTCGATAAACAGCAAAGAAAACTGAAAAGGTCCGCCAAGCTGATTTCCGTATTGAGTAAATATGGTTTTAAAGACCTTTTGGCCAGAATGAACAGCGGGAGCAAGCCGGTGGAAATTTCCCGGAACCCCGATGAAATTATTTCCAAAGGAACGGTGTATGAAAGAATCCGGCTGGTATTGGAAGAATTGGGGCCTACTTTTGTGAAGCTCGGGCAGACGTTCAGCAACCGGGAAGATCTGCTTCCCCCGGAACTCGTCCAGGAACTCCAGAAGCTTCAGGATAAAGTGGATACGGTAGAAATGGATGTGGAAGAAATCATGGAATCCGAATTTAGTATCACGGTTTCAGATCACTTTCTGAAGATTGAAAAAAAACCTTTGGCCACTGCTTCCATTGCCCAGGTATACAGAGCGGTTCTTGCTGACGGGACGGATGTTATCTTAAAAATCAAGAAGCCGGATGTCCAGAGTATCATAGAAGATGATTTACTGCTGATCAAAGATCTTGAAAAACTGGTTTCATCCTATTCCGAAATAGGAGAGAAGCTGAACCTGAAGCAGGCCATTTATACCTTTGAAAAATCGCTGCTGGAAGAAGTATCGCTGATCAATGAAAAGGAAAATATCCTGCAGTTCAGGAGGAATTTTAAAAACCATAAAGAAACATACGTTCCCAAGGTATATGAAGAGTTCTCCAACAATACGGTACTCTGCATGGAATTTATCGACGGGATTAAGGTGACGGATAAGGCCGGCCTTTTAGAACACAATATTGATCCGGTTACGATTTCCGAAGTTGGGCTTAGGCTTTTTATCTCACAGATTTTAGATTTCGGTTTCTTCCATGCGGATCCGCATGCCGGCAATATCCTGGTGCAGAAAGACGGCAAAGTCGTATTTATTGATTTTGGGGCGGTAGGGAAAATTCCCCCGAATGATAAGGAAGTCCTTGAAAACATGATTGTCAGCTTCGTGGCAAAAAATCCCCATAAAATTGTCCGCTATCTTAAAAAAATGGCGGTAAGCTACCAGATCCCGGATGATAAGCGGTTTGAAAATGACGTGGAGGACATCCTTAATTTTGTTCACAGTACTTCCTTGAAAGAAATTGATCCTCAATCGGTTATCAATAAAATGAAAGATGTGCTGAAAGACAACCGCCTGTATATGCCGGATTATTTTTATCTTCTTTTTAAAGGAATCGGCCTGATTGAAGGTGTCGGAAGAACCATCAATCCTGACCTGGATGTGGTGAAGAGCCTTCATCCCTACACGAAAAAAATCCTTGCCAGAAAGATCAGCCCGAAAAACATCGTAAAAACGGGAATAGACAGGATGATGAGCTTCACGGATACGATGGATGAGATCCCGAAAGAACTCCGTTCCGTCCTGCAGAAGCTGGATGAAAACAAATTTACCGTGACCAGTGAGATCAGGAATATTGAGAAGACCAACCATCTCATAAAATCAGGGATTGTCAATCTGATGCTGGCAATGATTCTCGGAGCCAATATCATTGCCACAGCTATTGTTTTTGTCTCCGGGTCCGGTCCTGAAATCGGTGAAATGTCTTTGATAGCTCTACTGGGATTTATCTTTTCATTGGTGTTGATTATTATCATTCTGCTGAGAATTACAAGGAAATAA
- a CDS encoding carbon-nitrogen hydrolase family protein: MQIETRPLTVQDYDELVETMRRAYPQMSEYVWSKKSIEKLTKIFPKGQICITVDGKLAAVALSIIVNYDEFGDEHTYSDITGNYTFNTHLSTGNVLYGIEVFVDPEFRELRLGRRLYDARKELCELLNLKSIILGGRIPNYHKHSELSPREYIRRVRDKELYDPVLSFQLSNNFLPIKVLKGYLPEDESSGENAVLLQWNNIYYSKKPNTMQDSIIRLGLVQWQMRHFKDIDAFYEQVEFFVNVMGDYKSDFVLFPELFNTPLLAPFNKLSERDSMIELAKLTSEIRMKISDLAISYNVNIISGSMPVFENNELYNVSYLLHRDGRIDEYRKIHITPNERKYYGMKGGNEIKVFDTDCGKIGLVICYDVEFPELPRILADQGMKILFVPYLTDTQNAYIRVRHCAAARAIENECYVAIAGCVGNLPGVNNMDIQFGQAAVFTPSDFPFPSNGVKGEATPNTEMTLIVDVDLNLLKDLHHHGSVQVMKDRRKDLYDIYLR; this comes from the coding sequence ATGCAAATTGAAACAAGGCCGCTTACCGTTCAGGATTACGATGAGCTGGTTGAAACGATGAGGCGTGCCTATCCCCAGATGTCAGAGTATGTCTGGTCTAAAAAAAGTATAGAAAAGCTTACCAAAATATTTCCCAAAGGTCAGATCTGTATTACGGTAGACGGGAAACTGGCAGCTGTGGCGCTTTCCATTATCGTAAATTATGACGAGTTCGGGGACGAGCATACCTACAGTGACATCACAGGAAATTACACCTTTAATACCCATTTGTCAACGGGGAATGTCCTGTACGGCATTGAAGTTTTTGTTGATCCTGAATTCCGTGAACTGCGTTTGGGAAGAAGGCTGTATGATGCCCGGAAAGAGCTTTGTGAATTATTAAATTTAAAATCGATTATTTTAGGCGGAAGGATCCCGAATTACCATAAACACAGCGAACTTTCGCCCAGAGAATACATCCGGAGGGTACGTGATAAGGAACTCTATGATCCCGTGCTTTCTTTTCAGCTTTCCAATAACTTTCTGCCGATCAAAGTATTGAAAGGATACCTGCCTGAAGATGAATCTTCTGGTGAAAATGCAGTACTGCTTCAGTGGAACAACATCTATTACAGCAAAAAACCGAATACCATGCAGGACAGCATTATCCGTTTGGGGCTGGTACAGTGGCAGATGAGGCATTTTAAGGACATCGATGCTTTTTATGAGCAGGTGGAGTTCTTCGTGAATGTGATGGGCGATTATAAATCAGATTTCGTGCTGTTCCCGGAACTGTTCAATACGCCTTTACTGGCACCTTTCAATAAACTTTCCGAGCGTGACAGCATGATTGAGCTGGCAAAACTGACTTCGGAAATCAGAATGAAAATTTCCGATCTGGCCATCAGCTATAATGTCAATATCATTTCCGGAAGCATGCCGGTTTTTGAAAATAATGAACTCTATAATGTCAGCTACCTCCTTCACCGGGACGGCAGGATAGATGAGTACCGTAAGATCCACATCACCCCGAACGAAAGGAAATACTATGGAATGAAAGGCGGAAACGAAATTAAAGTATTCGATACCGACTGCGGAAAAATCGGGCTTGTTATCTGTTACGATGTGGAATTCCCGGAACTTCCGAGAATCCTGGCAGACCAGGGCATGAAAATACTCTTCGTTCCTTACCTTACCGATACACAGAATGCTTACATACGGGTCCGCCACTGTGCGGCAGCAAGAGCCATTGAAAATGAATGTTATGTTGCTATTGCAGGCTGTGTGGGCAATTTGCCCGGCGTGAACAATATGGATATCCAGTTCGGGCAGGCCGCTGTTTTTACCCCGTCGGATTTTCCTTTCCCATCCAATGGTGTTAAAGGGGAAGCCACACCGAATACCGAAATGACCCTGATTGTAGACGTAGACCTGAATCTTCTGAAAGACCTTCACCACCATGGCTCTGTACAGGTGATGAAAGACCGGAGGAAAGATTTATATGATATCTATTTACGGTAA
- a CDS encoding lipocalin family protein — MKKQLLLFAFSALALTSCEDDDIKGYEMDMMKGEWKTSKTELISGKDDKTVIDTVVPVGCSAKNITEYRTDYYAAYSAYAGVGTDCQLSAKSEGTYEYNADTKELVIKYDNDSSRKYQVVVLTSSEMKLKQMFGNVDEDGDQIIDVTYISYKR, encoded by the coding sequence ATGAAAAAACAGTTACTTTTATTTGCCTTTTCAGCATTGGCGCTTACTTCCTGCGAAGATGACGATATCAAGGGTTATGAAATGGATATGATGAAAGGTGAGTGGAAAACCAGCAAGACAGAACTTATTTCCGGAAAAGACGATAAAACGGTAATTGACACTGTAGTTCCTGTAGGCTGCTCTGCGAAAAATATTACGGAGTACAGAACGGATTATTATGCAGCATACTCCGCTTATGCAGGAGTAGGTACGGACTGCCAGTTAAGCGCTAAGTCAGAAGGCACTTACGAGTACAATGCCGACACCAAGGAACTGGTTATTAAATATGACAATGACAGCTCCAGAAAATATCAGGTGGTTGTGCTTACAAGCTCTGAAATGAAACTGAAACAGATGTTCGGAAATGTTGATGAAGACGGAGACCAGATTATAGACGTAACGTATATCTCGTATAAGAGATAA